The segment TCGTTTGTCCCTAAACTTTTGTATGTTAGCACTTTCCGCCCCTATTTTGTACAATGACACTTTTCATCCCTCTACATGTAAAATATGACTTTCATCCCCTCAAATTCAGATAACAACAATTTCCACCCCTTACCTTTCGTAAATTAGAAAGAATTAGAAATTAGAAAAAATATGACCAAAAAGTGAGAAATTAGAAAGAATTAGAAATTGAAAAACACGTTTACTTCCTAATCTTTCCCACTATACAAACTCGATTACCATAATCAACATTCAACTCGGTTTCAATAACCATAATTAACCATCTCAAATATATCTTAAGTACACATCACCACCCTCACTAGAAACTCAACTCCTCAATTCCATTCCGTATGCACGATTCCATTCCATCATCCGTAGTTTTCCGATCATCTTCTTCAACTTTAATCAATCCAACAACTTCCTCCAAGCATTCCTGAAAGCGGAAGCAACTACAAAGATGATCATTAGTTATCCCCGCCACCTGCATGAAGGAATAGATCACCGTGGGCCCCACACACCGGAATCCCCTCCTTATCAAATCTTTACTTATCACATCCGCTTTCGGTGTTTTCACCGGAATTTGTCGAGGGTATCGGAATCTACTAATGATAGGTTTGTAGTTCACAAAGCTCCAAATGTATTTGTCAAATGACCCGAATTCATCTATCACCTGACAATTAACAAAACCTGCAAAAAGTTAGGGTTTGCTTGATACCCTTTATGAAAAAGTACAACTTTGAATGCATATTGTACAAATCAAAGAGATGATTATGTAACAAGAAATATACCTATCAACTCATCTAGTTTCTAGGTGGGATCTTaggtacaacaagttaggatttTATTGATACCCTTTATGAAAAAAGTACAACTTTGACTGCATAAGGTACAATCCATAATGATGGTTGTACAACTTTGACTACATAAAGTACAAATCACAAACATGGTTGTTGATATTGAGGCATGTTGGTATAATGGCATAATCTTTCCTAACAAGTTTCAAaagggtatttacgtcttttgcatAAAAGATTAACCTTTATCACATTTTGGAGGATATAATATAAAAATTgtgatttagtttttttttatgaagAAAGATTAAAAAGATTGCCAGCGTAACAAATTGAATTTGATTGGAAGGATTAGGTTTGCATGAATGAAGGTGACACTTGAAGAAAGattaaaaaaaagagaaaaattggGTCAACTTTATACAGAAAATTCATAAACAAATAATACAAGTTGAAGAAACCCTAGGACCACCATTAATTTACAATTGCACCTACTCTACCAGATCTTAATCATTTCATTCAAATATGTCATGTCATGAATATAAAAGTGTTGGCAATAAGTGAACAATAGGCCCATTTAGATCTTGATTCTTGAGACATGTACAACTTTTAATGCATCATGTACAATCCCCTTGAAGCAGAACCGATGTGATTCCGAGGGCAAATTTGTCAAAAGTCATTCTTTCTATATTAAGTCACAAAGTAACTAGCTAACCACATTAAGGGAATATCTTTTTTTTCTTTACCATTAAGTGTTGTTGTATGCATAAAGACTGTTTCTTTTTTGGAAtgtgagtaaatgaccattttacccttcatagCTACAAGAGTTGGAGGATCTACCTTGGATATTTGGCGAGCATTTTCGACTATGGCCCGCAGTTTAAGCTCTGAAAGTAGAGAGCTTGCAGCACTCCCGGGTCCCACAAGCTTCTTTTCGTTTAATTTTCCAACAACCAGAGGATCAAAATCCACAAAAACTTCCCTGCATTTGATTGATTACAATTTCATGAGACAAAAGAGTAAGGGCAAAAATGTCAATAATGATAACTAACAGAGTACCTGAAAAGATGACGTTTATTCAAAATGGAAGGCCATGTAAGCTCTGATAAAGCCCCAGAAAGCACAAGAAGCTCAAACAGTTTTCTacatttgaagaaaaaaaatatataaatatatgaaattataaacttTTAGAAGTAACATATCAATATTCAAGATCAATTGTACACATACTTGTCATCATGCACAGGAACTCCCCATTCTTCATCATGGAAAATGGTGTAAGATTGATCTAGTTTAAGAGATGCAAAACAATCAGCATATAGTTCAAAATTACATAATTTTCaacaaaatcaaaagaaaaaagacAGAATCAATAGCAAATGAGTATAATTACCTGAACTTGATGTTACCCAAGAACACCTTTTCTTGGGTTGTAAATCATGGGGTGAAGTTTCTGAAGCACTATCAACAACAAGAGTTTTTGGTTTTAAACCCAATTGTCTCCTCCCTCTAACATTGCTATTTGTTCTATAAATCCTACCAGTAGATGCTCGACTTTGAAATGAATCA is part of the Lactuca sativa cultivar Salinas chromosome 7, Lsat_Salinas_v11, whole genome shotgun sequence genome and harbors:
- the LOC111881647 gene encoding uncharacterized protein LOC111881647, whose protein sequence is MSGAPRVRSMNVTESESRSILGLTGNKSLGPLTTRKPISKTSKKTEMSPEEGSIGAKSRGIAASSPPFSSTGVPSILRRQVSLNASCSSDASTDSFQSRASTGRIYRTNSNVRGRRQLGLKPKTLVVDSASETSPHDLQPKKRCSWVTSSSDQSYTIFHDEEWGVPVHDDKKLFELLVLSGALSELTWPSILNKRHLFREVFVDFDPLVVGKLNEKKLVGPGSAASSLLSELKLRAIVENARQISKVIDEFGSFDKYIWSFVNYKPIISRFRYPRQIPVKTPKADVISKDLIRRGFRCVGPTVIYSFMQVAGITNDHLCSCFRFQECLEEVVGLIKVEEDDRKTTDDGMESCIRNGIEELSF